One Hordeum vulgare subsp. vulgare chromosome 4H, MorexV3_pseudomolecules_assembly, whole genome shotgun sequence DNA window includes the following coding sequences:
- the LOC123448464 gene encoding phosphatidate phosphatase PAH2-like, with amino-acid sequence MYAVGKVLYSVAGPFHPFGGAVDIVVVQQQDGSFKSSPWYVRFGKFQGVLKTREKVVNIAVNGVEAGFHMYLDSNGEAHFLRDANSVTAEGDFVVSTSSSGDEREVLMQDAQLRKSKSTSSDISTMEATAGNGKMPTRTVSRQSTILERMFGRKPNKDNAPAVDTVCSLKRVEIAAELLDTKWSTNLSHGSEASSSDHEPSSSRLRDAGNGNQGETTKMVLPDCSFDHDKAMGSDCDNVDSTVGSPHGGRRSSGDEKAHCIQTTSVKEEIVAIYAHKTDDLTDGIMSTIDRPGSQYLSNDLDTGKSINESVDTQGELPGNLEDVTVREMHTEVFSHGIFEIHAIETCITDCKSDVVSQFVAVDSDKFNQNFTEANSPTYSTTTYLSSETRDGSMIACGHEACQEKVVIISTSETLESSYDVSDILTDKVYYAEGISLADGLQFEECSRVSSGKLEQKDVKERPLSNHGSSNTKEDLYNLGVPEVSVFDGSSSQTFQANLPDKDISVSTLVNDQMDISVDTVANDHNTSSSDDLARQHGLIFSDASPGGIDILSYVHENDSDDLAKDSTVNTKTCYGEHDVSFNQTPKIQSINGESIAQTPDFPNKVEGEVSSIVFDFSSLSKVDTENIKLEYDENRSGSAIGVDIELVPDEPRDEAEAVMSLWQLAEKTAACHNKLEDDASPIISDFSSLSKVEAKNVDLEDSENRPSSASGVELVPVPEDPRDKAETIVPPCEFVDELQFQFSETTSFADRKIVDGIVANKAAIEGVHNEADGDADEEEGNGIDLKNKSENNPEFSRPKIILVPIPGSGVNLCDNNLEAKSAPNIRSDIHDLERSDSFQVSRSLYNGKNSGVDPVKSKNSCFSEQELEGTSESKKNSVPNDKAETIAPSCEFVDEIQFQFSDTTSFADRETLDDIVANKAASEGVHDEADGDADEEGGNDTDLENESKKHSDLSRPEIILVPIPGSELHLCDSNLEAKSAPNPCSRIHDLERSDNFQVSRSLYNGENSGVDQVESKNSGFSEQELECTSESKGNSGPCELINSPVPDNKHSDDLKDDSFNPFVELSLCRHLLSEGMGADAACKTFDAEKITLEKFRTMEQSLIRNDKLVVRIAGRYFPWDVAAPVVRGMVSFREEQLFEHQGMIKVERVEPSTTQGGSWRIWPFSFKRTRTINSIQPVCESTVASTLSIPVRESDGGRNKPSAKMMERKVRSLTPTSEELASLHLREGRNIVTFTFSTAMLGTQQVDAHIYLWEWNAHIVISDVDGTITKSDVLGQFMPMVGVDWSQNGVAHLFSAIKENGYHLLFLSARSISQAHLTRQFLFNLKQDGKALPDGPVVISPDGLFPSLYREVIRRAPHEFKISCLADIKALFPPDSHPFYAGFGNRDTDELSYLKVGIPMGKIFIINPKGEVAVNRRVNTKSYMSLHALVNRVFPPLSSPPEQEDFNTWNYWKMPVADI; translated from the exons ATGTATGCCGTCGGAAAGGTCTTGTACAGTGTCGCCGGTCCATTCCACCCATTTGGCGGTGCGGTCGACATAGTTGTTGTGCAGCAGCAGGATGGCAGCTTCAAGAGCTCGCCGTGGTATGTGCGATTTGGCAAGTTCCAGGGGGTTCTCAAGACAAGGGAGAAGGTGGTCAACATTGCTGTCAATGGTGTCGAAGCCGGGTTTCACATGTACTTGGATAGCAATGGTGAGGCTCACTTTCTCAGGGATGCAAACTCAGTTACTGCGGAAGGGGATTTTGTTGTGTCCACTTCATCTTCGGGGGATGAACGGGAGGTGCTGATGCAGGATGCACAGTTAAGGAAGTCCAAAAGCACTTCTAGTGATAtctcaaccatggaggccactgcTGGGAATGGGAAGATGCCCACAAGGACAGTCTCAAGGCAGAGCACCATACTTGAGCGGATGTTTGGACGGAAACCAAATAAGGACAATGCCCCTGCTGTGGATACGGTGTGCTCATTAAAGCGTGTGGAGATTGCAGCCGAACTCCTTGATACAAAGTGGTCGACAAATCTCTCGCATGGTTCGGAAGCTTCCAGTTCTGATCATGAACCTTCCAGTAGTCGTCTGAGAGATGCTGGCAACGGTAATCAAGGGGAAACCACAAAAATGGTATTGCCAGATTGTAGCTTTGATCATGACAAAGCAATGGGCTCTGattgtgacaatgtggacagcacTGTTGGTAGCCCacatggaggaaggaggagttcAGGAGATGAGAAGGCGCACTGTATACAAACCACTAGTGTCAAGGAGGAGATAGTTGCCATTTATGCGCATAAGACTGATGACTTGACTGATGGGATCATGTCAACTATAGACCGGCCAGGATCACAATACCTGTCAAATGATTTGGATACAGGTAAAAGTATCAATGAGTCTGTTGATACTCAAGGTGAGTTGCCGGGTAATCTTGAAGATGTTACAGTAAGGGAAATGCACACGGAGGTCTTTTCCCATGGAATATTTGAAATTCATGCAATTGAAACATGCATTACTGATTGTAAAAGTGATGTGGTTTCACAGTTTGTCGCTGTTGATTCCGACAAGTTCAACCAAAATTTTACTGAAGCGAATTCACCAACTTATAGCACAACGACATATTTGTCAAGTGAAACGCGTGATGGTTCAATGATTGCTTGTGGTCATGAGGCGTGCCAAGAGAAAGTGGTCATTATCAGTACCTCGGAGACTCTGGAGAGCTCATATGATGTGTCCGATATTTTGACTGATAAAGTTTATTATGCTGAAGGTATCTCATTGGCTGATGGTCTACAGTTTGAAGAGTGTTCCAGAGTCTCCAGTGGAAAATTGGAACAGAAAGATGTCAAGGAAAGGCCGCTGTCAAATCATGGTTCTAGCAATACTAAAGAAGACTTGTATAACTTGGGTGTTccagaagtttctgtttttgacggCTCTAGTTCTCAAACCTTCCAAGCTAATCTTCCTGATAAGGATATTTCTGTCAGTACTCTTGTCAATGATCAGATGGATATTTCTGTGGACACTGTTGCAAATGATCATAATACCAGCTCATCTGATGATTTAGCTCGTCAGCATGGTCTAATATTTTCTGATGCTTCTCCTGGTGGTATAGATATATTGAGTTATGTGCATGAAAATGATTCTGACGATTTAGCAAAGGATTCCACGGTGAATACTAAAACATGCTATGGGGAACATGATGTTTCTTTCAATCAGACACCAAAAATTCAAAGTATAAACGGAGAGTCCATTGCCCAAACACCCGATTTCCCTAATAAAGTGGAAGGTGAAGTTTCATCAATTGTTTTTGATTTTTCCAGTTTGAGCAAAGTCGACACAGAAAATATCAAGCTAGAATATGATGAGAACCGATCTGGTTCTGCAATTGGAGTTGACATTGAGCTTGTGCCTGACGAGCCAAGGGACGAAGCAGAAGCAGTTATGTCTTTATGGCAGCTTGCTGAAAAAACAGCTGCTTGCCATAATAAATTAGAAGATGATGCTTCACCAATTATTTCTGATTTTTCCAGTTTGAGCAAAGTCGAAGCAAAAAACGTCGACTTGGAAGATAGCGAGAACAGACCTAGTTCCGCAAGTGGAGTTGAATTAGTGCCTGTGCCTGAGGACCCAAGGGATAAAGCAGAAACTATCGTGCCGCCCTGTGAGTTTGTAGATGAACTTCAGTTTCAATTTAGTGAGACTACAAGTTTTGCTGACAGGAAGATTGTGGATGGTATAGTAGCTAATAAAGCAGCAATTGAAGGAGTGCATAACGAAGCTGATGGTGATGCAGATGAAGAGGAAGGAAATGGCATTGATCTCAAAAATAAATCAGAAAACAATCCTGAATTTTCAAGGCCTAAGATTATCCTTGTTCCTATTCCTGGAAGTGGGGTGAATCTATGTGATAATAATCTGGAGGCCAAATCTGCACCAAATATCCGTTCTGACATACATGATCTTGAAAGATCTGATAGTTTTCAAGTAAGTCGCTCACTGTACAATGGTAAGAACAGTGGCGTTGATCCAGTCAAGAGTAAGAACTCTTGCTTTTCAGAGCAGGAACTAGAAGGCACTAGCGAGTCCAAAAAAAATAGTGTCCCAAACGATAAAGCAGAAACAATCGCGCCGTCCTGTGAGTTTGTAGATGAAATTCAGTTTCAATTTAGTGACACTACAAGTTTTGCTGATAGAGAGACCCTGGATGATATCGTAGCTAATAAAGCAGCATCTGAAGGAGTACATGATGAAGCTGATGGTGATGCAGATGAAGAGGGAGGGAATGACACTGATCTTGAAAATGAATCAAAAAAACATTCTGATTTGTCAAGGCCTGAGATTATCCTTGTTCCTATTCCTGGAAGTGAATTGCATCTATGTGATAGTAATCTGGAGGCCAAATCTGCACCAAATCCCTGTTCTCGCATACACGATCTTGAAAGATCTGATAATTTTCAAGTAAGTCGCTCACTGTACAATGGTGAGAAtagtggggttgatcaagtcgagAGTAAGAACTCTGGCTTTTCAGAGCAGGAACTAGAATGCACTAGTGAGTCAAAAGGAAATAGTGGCCCGTGTGAGCTCATCAATAGTCCAGTGCCTGATAACAAGCACTCTGATGACCTGAAAGACGATTCGTTCAACCCTTTTGTGG AATTATCCCTATGCAGGCACTTGTTATCTGAAGGCATGGGAGCAGATGCTGCGTGCAAAACCTTTGATGCTGAGAAGATAACCTTAGAGAAGTTCCGTACCATGGAGCAGTCATTGATAAGAAACGACAAGCTAGTTGTTAGGATTGCTGGCCGTTACTTTCCCTGGGATGTAGCTGCACCTGTCGTACGGGGGATGGTTTCTTTTAGAGAGGAACAGCTCTTTGAACACCAAGGTATGATAAAGGTGGAGCGAGTTGAGCCAAGCACAACACAAGGTGGCAGCTGGAGAATTTGGCCATTTAGTTTCAAAAGAACGAGGACTATCAACAGCATCCAGCCAGTGTGTGAGAGCACAGTGGCGAGTACTTTATCCATTCCTGTTAGAGAGTCGGATGGAGGAAGAAATAAACCCAGTGCGAAGATGATGGAGAGGAAGGTGCGATCGCTCACTCCAACATCTGAGGAGCTTGCGTCTCTTCATCTTAGAGAGGGCAGGAACATTGTGACATTTACCTTCTCCACTGCTATGCTTGGGACACAGCAG GTAGATGCTCACATATATTTATGGGAATGGAATGCACACATTGTCATATCAGACGTTGATGGAACTATCACCAA GTCTGATGTTCTAGGTCAGTTCATGCCAATGGTTGGTGTTGATTGGTCTCAAAATGGAGTTGCTCATTTATTTTCTGCAATAAAG GAAAATGGATACCACCTGCTTTTTCTAAGTGCACGCTCTATTTCACAGGCCCACCTAACAAGGCAGTTTCTTTTCAACCTAAAGCAG GACGGAAAAGCACTTCCTGATGGCCCTGTCGTGATATCTCCTGATGGCCTCTTTCCATCTTTGTACAGAGAAG TCATCAGAAGAGCTCCTCATGAATTCAAGATCTCATGCCTAGCG GATATCAAAGCACTATTTCCTCCTGACTCGCATCCTTTCTATGCGGGATTTGGGAATAGAGATACAGATGAGCTTAGTTACCTCAAGGTTGGGATTCCCATGGGCAAGATCTTCATAATAAATCCCAAG GGTGAAGTTGCGGTGAATCGGCGGGTGAATACCAAATCATACATGTCCTTGCATGCTCTTGTGAATCGGGTGTTCCCTCCTCTATCATCACCACCGGAGCAG GAGGACTTCAATACCTGGAATTACTGGAAAATGCCAGTCGCTGATATTTGA